A region from the Triticum aestivum cultivar Chinese Spring chromosome 3D, IWGSC CS RefSeq v2.1, whole genome shotgun sequence genome encodes:
- the LOC123080976 gene encoding DEAD-box ATP-dependent RNA helicase 58, chloroplastic: MAAAASTATLSGCARPLPSTLNSSPSSTRLAPFASRSRPRRLRAAAAAATLREVCSGRVPDHVLQGAEDVGYISPTEVQEQSLPVLLSGLDCILHAQTGSGKTLAYLLAVFSAIDVGRSSVQALVIVPTRELGIQVTKVARLLAAKTCNVMALLDGGMLTRQKSWLKAEPPAIIVATVASLCQMVEKRAFSLGSIKILVIDEVDFIFGSSKQVNSLRKILNSYTAASSRQTIFASASIPQHNRFVHDCVQHKWTKSDVVHVHVNPVQPMPSHLRHTYVICSKKERLHVLLSLLERDAPKSVIIFVAQQSEKSKRAGNPPSSTLVVEFLRAEYKGTLEVLVLEEDMNFNARATSFTEVKGKGFLLVSTDIASRGFDLPQTSHIYNFDLPKTATDYLHRAGRTGREPFSKSECSVTTLITEEERFVLQRFQNELKFHSQQLPLESMFTFNL, translated from the exons ATGGCAGCGGCGGCGTCCACGGCGACGCTCTCCGGCTGCGCTCGTCCACTCCCCAGCACCTTAAATTCCAGCCCCAGCTCTACCCGCCTGGCCCCATTCGCCTCACGCTCCCGGCCCCGCCGGcttcgcgctgccgccgccgccgccaccctccgcgAGGTCTGCTCCGGCCGCGTCCCCGACCACGTCCTCCAGGG GGCTGAGGACGTCGGGTACATCTCACCCACCGAGGTGCAGGAGCAGTCCCTGCCGGTGCTCCTCTCCGGCCTGGACTGCATCCTCCACGCCCAG ACAGGTTCAGGGAAGACGCTGGCGTACCTCCTGGCGGTCTTCTCGGCGATAGACGTCGGCCGGTCCTCGGTGCAGGCGCTGGTCATCGTGCCGACGCGGGAGCTCGGCATCCAG GTCACCAAAGTCGCCAGGCTTCTCGCGGCCAAGACTTGCAACGTCATGGCTTTGCTTGACGGCGGGATGCTCACGAGACAAAAGAGCTGGTTAAAG GCAGAGCCCCCTGCAATAATTGTAGCAACTGTTGCAAGCTTGTGCCAGATGGTTGAGAAGCGCGCTTTCAGTCTTGGATCGATCAAAATATTAGTTATCGATGAG GTTGATTTCATTTTTGGATCATCAAAGCAAGTGAACTCCCTTCGCAAGATACTAAATTCTTACACAGCAGCATCCAGCCGTCAGACCATCTTTGCTAGCGCATCGATACCTCAGCACAATCGCTTTGTGCATGACTGCGTACAACATAAATGGACTAAG AGCGATGTGGTTCATGTTCATGTCAACCCTGTCCAGCCCATGCCTTCACACCTACGTCACACATATGTG ATATGCAGCAAGAAGGAACGGTTGCATGTTTTGCTGTCCTTGCTTGAGAGGGATGCACCAAAGTCGGTGATTATATTCGTCGCTCAACAG TCTGAGAAATCAAAAAGGGCTGGAAATCCTCCGTCGTCTACACTTGTTGTTGAGTTCCTGAGAGCAGAGTATAAAGGCACCCTGGAGGTGCTTGTACTAGAAGAAGATATGAACTTCAACGCTCGGGCTACCTCGTTTACT GAAGTCAAGGGAAAAGGTTTCCTGCTAGTTTCGACAGACATAGCGAGCAGAGGGTTCGACCTTCCGCAGACCAGCCACATATACAACTTCGACCTTCCTAAGACGGCGACCGACTACCTCCACCGTGCTGGAAGAACCGGGAGAGAACCGTTCTCCAAGTCGGAGTGCAGTGTGACGACTCTCATAACAGAGGAGGAGCGCTTCGTGCTACAGAGGTTCCAGAACGAGCTCAAGTTCCACTCCCAACAGCTGCCCTTGGAGTCCATGTTTACTTTCAACTTGTAA
- the LOC123080975 gene encoding pentatricopeptide repeat-containing protein At3g48250, chloroplastic has translation MAAPPAHLRRLLLPHLRRNRLFSALTDTPSPPPPAPTSDAILYSLRGLAKDPPQALSLFRRAAAAGHPLGPAAYNLMLRTLASTPAAARAHFWPFLRDMDAAGHSVDQGTYLAALASFKRASLATDYATLSARLAKSRDDHAAQAAAGGTPVTSLADAVRGLDLDQPGADEALEEKLEGVAEQLLPLTEAAVAGVLREARDVPAKALAFFRWAGRQNGYEHGSVAYNAMARVLGREESLREFWELIQEMKTGELHIDIDTYMKLSRQFQKRHMMTEAVELYELMMDGPYKPAQQDGPLLLRRIAMGPEPDLELVYRVVRKFEAVYEFKTKNVFDGIHRALTSNGRFDEAAEIVERMRAAGHQPDNITYSQLVFGLCKATKCDEARQVLDEMEAEGCTPDLKTWTMLIQGHCAAGEVDKALQYLTEMIEKDLEADADLLDVMVKGLCKQEKIDAAYTLFVEMVDTAKLNPWQGTYKHIIAELLRVKKLEEALGLLKSMKARKFPPFADPFPSNIAEYGTLEDARDFLKALKGSSNNYPQPPVYVQMFKAFFAEGRYSEAQDLLYKCPIHIRRHHDITELFEPKKVQATA, from the coding sequence ATGGCGGCGCCGCCGGCacacctccgccgcctcctcctgccgCACCTCCGCCGGAACCGCCTCTTCTCCGCGCTGACCGACACCccctcgcccccgccgcccgccccgACCTCAGACGCCATCCTCTACTCGCTCCGCGGCCTCGCCAAGGACCCGCCGCAGGCGCTCTCCCTCTTCCGGCGCGCGGCGGCCGCGGGCCACCCGCTCGGCCCCGCGGCTTACAACCTCATGCTCCGCACGCTCGCCTCCACCCCGGCCGCCGCGCGGGCCCACTTCTGGCCCTTCCTCCGCGACATGGACGCCGCCGGCCACTCCGTCGACCAGGGCACCTacctcgccgccctcgcctccTTCAAGCGCGCCAGCCTCGCCACCGACTACGCCACCCTCTCCGCCCGCCTCGCCAAGTCCCGGGACGACCACGCCGCCCaggccgccgccggcggcacccCCGTCACCTCCCTCGCCGACGCCGTCCGCGGGCTCGACCTCGACCagccgggggctgacgaggcgctCGAGGAGAAGCTGGAGGGCGTCGCCGAGCAGCTGCTGCCGCTCACGGAGGCGGCCGTGGCCGGGGTGCTGCGGGAGGCGAGGGACGTCCCGGCCAAGGCGCTCGCTTTCTTCCGGTGGGCCGGCAGGCAGAACGGCTACGAGCACGGGTCCGTCGCCTACAACGCGATGGCGAGGGTGCTCGGCCGGGAGGAGTCGCTGCGGGAGTTCTGGGAGCTGATCCAGGAGATGAAGACCGGCGAGCTGCACATCGACATCGACACCTACATGAAGCTGTCCAGGCAGTTCCAGAAGCGCCACATGATGACCGAGGCCGTGGAGCTCTACGAGCTCATGATGGACGGCCCCTACAAGCCCGCGCAGCAGGACGGGCCGCTGCTCCTCCGGCGCATCGCCATGGGGCCGGAGCCCGACCTCGAGCTGGTGTACCGCGTCGTGAGGAAGTTCGAGGCCGTCTATGAGTTCAAGACCAAGAATGTGTTTGACGGGATCCACAGGGCGCTCACCAGCAATGGCAGGTTCGACGAGGCCGCGGAGATCGTGGAGAGGATGAGAGCCGCTGGCCACCAGCCGGACAACATCACGTATAGCCAGCTGGTCTTTGGGCTGTGCAAGGCCACCAAGTGCGATGAAGCTCGCCAGGTGCTCGATGAAATGGAGGCTGAGGGTTGCACGCCGGACCTGAAGACCTGGACCATGTTGATCCAAGGGCACTGTGCCGCCGGGGAGGTGGACAAGGCTCTGCAGTACTTGACAGAGATGATCGAGAAGGACTTGGAAGCAGACGCCGATTTGCTGGATGTGATGGTGAAAGGTCTGTGCAAACAGGAAAAGATTGACGCGGCTTACACTTTGTTTGTTGAGATGGTGGACACTGCCAAGTTGAACCCTTGGCAAGGAACTTACAAGCATATCATTGCCGAGTTGCTGAGGGTGAAGAAACTCGAGGAGGCACTGGGCCTTCTTAAATCAATGAAAGCCCGCAAGTTTCCACCTTTTGCAGACCCCTTCCCTTCAAACATCGCTGAATACGGGACGCTTGAAGATGCCAGGGACTTTCTGAAGGCCTTGAAAGGATCATCTAATAACTATCCGCAGCCCCCTGTCTATGTGCAGATGTTCAAGGCATTCTTTGCAGAGGGGAGATACTCAGAAGCTCAGGATTTACTCTATAAATGCCCCATCCATATCCGCAGGCATCATGACATCACCGAGCTGTTTGAACCAAAAAAAGTTCAGGCTACTGCTTGA
- the LOC123080971 gene encoding protein PIN-LIKES 2: MDPQVAVQGGDWVSAVTPLLKLLCLTVIGLLLAHPRAQVVPKATFKLLSKLVFALFLPCLIFVHLGQSVTLHNVLHWWFIPVNVLIATAVGCALGYAVALVCRPPPQFFRFTVIMTGFGNTGNLPIAIIGSVCHTADHPFGPGCHREGIAYVSFAQWVAVLLVYTLVYHMMEPPMQYYEIVGEGNEIEEEPQLSNFSRPLLQEAEWPGMADKETEHSKTPFIARIFASISGSSQNTFPDIDFSEEGGISGAGPSSPKSLRCLAEPKVVRRMRVVAEKTPIQHVLQPPTIASLLAIIIGMVPVLKAFVFGADAPLSFFTDSLEILAAAVVPSVMLILGGMLAEGPNDNALGMRTIVGITVARLLILPCIGIGIVMLADRLHLLVENDHMYRFVLSLQYSTPSAILLGAIASLRGYSVKEASALLFWQHICAVFSLSIYLVVYFKLLSYI, encoded by the coding sequence atgGACCCGCAGGTGGCGGTGCAGGGCGGCGACTGGGTGTCGGCGGTGACGCCGCTGCTGAAGCTGCTGTGCCTGACGGTGATCGGGCTCCTCCTCGCGCACCCGCGGGCGCAGGTGGTGCCCAAGGCCACCTTCAAGCTGCTCAGCAAGCTCGTCTTCGCGCTCTTCCTGCCCTGCCTCATCTTCGTGCACCTCGGCCAGTCCGTGACGCTCCACAACGTGCTCCACTGGTGGTTCATCCCCGTCAACGTGCTCATCGCCACCGCCGTCGGCTGCGCGCTCGGCTACGCCGTCGCCCTCgtctgccgcccgccgccgcagtTCTTCCGCTTCACCGTCATCATGACGGGCTTCGGCAACACGGGCAACCTCCCCATCGCCATCATCGGCTCCGTCTGCCACACCGCCGACCACCCCTTCGGCCCCGGCTGCCACCGCGAGGGCATCGCCTACGTCTCCTTCGCGCAGTGGGTCGCCGTCCTCCTCGTCTACACCCTCGTCTACCACATGATGGAGCCTCCCATGCAGTACTACGAGATCGTCGGCGAGGGCAACGAGATCGAGGAGGAGCCGCAGCTCAGCAACTTCAGCCGCCCCCTGCTCCAGGAGGCCGAGTGGCCCGGGATGGCCGACAAGGAGACGGAGCACTCCAAGACGCCATTCATCGCCAGGATCTTCGCCAGCATCTCGGGCTCCTCGCAGAACACCTTCCCCGACATCGATTTCTCCGAGGAGGGGGGGATCTCCGGCGCCGGGCCTAGCAGCCCGAAGTCGCTCCGGTGCTTGGCGGAGCCCAAAGTGGTCAGGAGGATGAGGGTTGTCGCCGAGAAGACTCCGATTCAGCATGTCCTTCAGCCGCCGACCATCGCCTCCTTGCTCGCCATCATCATCGGCATGGTCCCCGTGCTCAAGGCCTTCGTGTTTGGGGCTGATGCGCCGCTCTCGTTCTTCACCGACAGTCTGGAGATCCTGGCTGCTGCCGTGGTTCCCTCGGTGATGTTGATTCTTGGAGGCATGCTCGCAGAAGGCCCAAATGACAACGCACTGGGTATGCGGACTATCGTCGGTATAACCGTCGCAAGGCTCCTGATACTCCCCTGCATCGGCATCGGCATCGTGATGCTAGCAGACAGGTTGCATCTGCTCGTCGAGAACGACCACATGTACCGGTTTGTGCTCTCACTGCAATACTCCACCCCCAGTGCCATCCTGCTTGGAGCAATCGCGAGCCTGAGGGGTTACAGCGTTAAGGAAGCATCCGCGCTCCTCTTTTGGCAGCACATCTGTGCGGTGTTCTCTCTTTCCATCTACCTGGTCGTATATTTCAAGCTGTTGTCGTACATCTGA
- the LOC123080977 gene encoding transcription initiation factor IIA subunit 2 yields the protein MAEAIDLYRQSVIGVALIETLNEMVASGALSPELAMAVVMQFDKSMCHALDKHVESRATFKGGNLRTYRYCDSIWTLNLRNTTFMNEEIETVLPMVKIVAYDMRMIEEPVEPITCQQCQ from the exons ATGGCGGAGGCGATCGACCTGTACCGGCAGTCGGTCATCGGCGTGGCCCTCATCGAGACGCTGAACGAGATGGTGGCCAGCGGCGCGCTCAGCCCCGAGCTCGCCATGGCCGTCGTCATGCAGTTCGACAAG tCCATGTGTCACGCGCTGGACAAGCATGTCGAGAGCAGGGCCACCTTCAAG GGCGGCAATCTGCGCACCTACAGGTACTGCGACAGCATCTGGACTCTCAACCTGAGAAACACAACATTCATGAACGAGGAGATCGAAACAGTCCTCCCCATGGTGAAGATCGTGGCCTATGATATGAGAATGATTGAGGAGCCTGTAGAACCTATCACTTGCCAGCAATGCCAGTAG